The following proteins are encoded in a genomic region of Ailuropoda melanoleuca isolate Jingjing chromosome 10, ASM200744v2, whole genome shotgun sequence:
- the GLIS2 gene encoding zinc finger protein GLIS2 isoform X2: protein MHSLDEPLDLKLSITKLRAAREKRERTLSVVRHRALHRELGLVDDSPTPGSPGSPPSGFLLNPKFPEKVEGRFSAAPLVDLSLSPPSGLDSPNGSSSLSPERQGNGDLPAVPTAPDFQPLRYLEGVPSSFQFFLPLGSGGALHLPASSFLTAPKDKCLSPELPLPKQLVCRWAKCNQLFELLQDLVDHVNDYHVKPEKDAGYCCHWEGCARHGRGFNARYKMLIHIRTHTNEKPHRCPTCSKSFSRLENLKIHNRSHTGEKPYVCPYEGCNKRYSNSSDRFKHTRTHYVDKPYYCKMPGCHKRYTDPSSLRKHIKAHGHFVSHEQQELLQLRPPPKPPLPTPDGSPYVSGAQIIIPNPAALFGGPGLPGLPLPLAPGPLDLSALACGNGGGGGGAGGMGPGLPGPVLPLNLAKNPLLPSPFGAGGLGLPVVSLLAGSAGGKAEGEKGRGAVPARSLGMEGRKTPLERTESSRSRPSPDGLPLLPGTVLDLSTGVNSAASSPEALAPGWVVIPPGSVLLKPAVVN from the exons ATGCACTCCTTGGACGAGCCGCTCGACCTGAAGCTGAGCATCACCAAGCTCCGGGCGGCGAGAGAAAAGCGGGAGAGGACACTGAGTGTGGTCCGGCACCGAGCTCTGCATAGGGAGCTTGGCCTGGTGGATGACAGCCCCACCCCGGGCTCTCCGGGCTCCCCGCCCTCAG gcttcctgctgaacccCAAGTTCCCTGAGAAGGTAGAGGGACGCTTTTCGGCAGCCCCTCTGGTGGACCTCAGCTTGTCACCACCGTCTGGGCTGGATTCCCCCAATGGCAGCAGCTCGCTGTCCCCTGAGCGCCAGGGCAACGGAGACCTGCCTGCAGTGCCCACTGCTccg GACTTCCAGCCATTGCGCTATCTGGAGGGTGTCCCCAGTTCTTTCCAgttcttcctgcctctgggctCTGGGGGGGCCCTGCAcctgcctgcttcctccttcctcaccGCCCCCAAGGACAAGTGCCTCTCACCAGAGCTCCCCCTGCCCAAACAGCTGGTGTGTCGCTGGGCCAAG TGTAACCAGCTCTTCGAGCTCCTGCAAGACCTGGTGGATCACGTCAACGACTACCATGTCAAGCCCGAGAAGGACGCAGGGTACTGCTGTCACTGGGAGGGCTGTGCCCGCCATGGCCGAGGCTTCAACGCCAG GTACAAGATGCTCATCCACATCCGCACACACACCAACGAGAAGCCGCACCGCTGCCCCACCTGCAGCAAGAGCTTCTCACGCCTGGAGAATCTAAAGATCCACAACCGCTCGCACACAG GTGAGAAGCCCTACGTCTGCCCCTATGAGGGCTGCAACAAGCGCTACTCCAACTCCAGCGACCGCTTCAAGCATACGCGCACCCACTACGTGGACAAGCCCTACTACTGCAAGATGCCCGGCTGCCACAAGCGCTACACGGACCCCAGCTCGCTGCGCAAGCACATCAAGGCCCACGGCCACTTCGTGTCTCACGAGCAGCAAGAGCTTCTGCAACTACGCCCGCCCCCCAAACCACCGCTGCCCACCCCTGACGGCAGCCCCTATGTCAGTGGGGCCCAGATCATCATCCCCAACCCTGCTGCCCTTTTCGGAGGCCCTGGCCTGCCcggcctgcccctgcccctggcaccTGGCCCCCTTGACCTCAGTGCCCTGGCCTGTGGCaatggtgggggtggtgggggggcagggggcatggGCCCAGGGCTGCCGGGCCCCGTCTTGCCCCTCAATCTGGCCAAGAACCCGCTGCTGCCCTCACCCTTTGGGGCTGGTGGACTGGGCCTGCCTGTGGTCTCCCTCCTCGCTGGCTCCGCTGGCGGCAAGGCCGAGGGGGAGAAGGGGCGTGGGGCAGTGCCAGCCAGGTCTCTGGGCATGGAGGGCCGCAAGACGCCCCTGGAGAGAACTGAGAGCAGCCGCTCCCGGCCAAGCCCTGATGGACTTCCCCTGttgccaggcaccgtgctggaCTTGTCCACGGGTGTCAACTCGGCGGCCAGCAGCCCAGAGGCACTCGCTCCTGGTTGGGTGGTCATCCCGCCGGGCTCCGTGCTGCTCAAGCCAGCCGTGGTGAACTAA
- the GLIS2 gene encoding zinc finger protein GLIS2 isoform X1 — MHSLDEPLDLKLSITKLRAAREKRERTLSVVRHRALHRELGLVDDSPTPGSPGSPPSGFLLNPKFPEKVEGRFSAAPLVDLSLSPPSGLDSPNGSSSLSPERQGNGDLPAVPTAPDFQPLRYLEGVPSSFQFFLPLGSGGALHLPASSFLTAPKDKCLSPELPLPKQLVCRWAKCNQLFELLQDLVDHVNDYHVKPEKDAGYCCHWEGCARHGRGFNASRYKMLIHIRTHTNEKPHRCPTCSKSFSRLENLKIHNRSHTGEKPYVCPYEGCNKRYSNSSDRFKHTRTHYVDKPYYCKMPGCHKRYTDPSSLRKHIKAHGHFVSHEQQELLQLRPPPKPPLPTPDGSPYVSGAQIIIPNPAALFGGPGLPGLPLPLAPGPLDLSALACGNGGGGGGAGGMGPGLPGPVLPLNLAKNPLLPSPFGAGGLGLPVVSLLAGSAGGKAEGEKGRGAVPARSLGMEGRKTPLERTESSRSRPSPDGLPLLPGTVLDLSTGVNSAASSPEALAPGWVVIPPGSVLLKPAVVN, encoded by the exons ATGCACTCCTTGGACGAGCCGCTCGACCTGAAGCTGAGCATCACCAAGCTCCGGGCGGCGAGAGAAAAGCGGGAGAGGACACTGAGTGTGGTCCGGCACCGAGCTCTGCATAGGGAGCTTGGCCTGGTGGATGACAGCCCCACCCCGGGCTCTCCGGGCTCCCCGCCCTCAG gcttcctgctgaacccCAAGTTCCCTGAGAAGGTAGAGGGACGCTTTTCGGCAGCCCCTCTGGTGGACCTCAGCTTGTCACCACCGTCTGGGCTGGATTCCCCCAATGGCAGCAGCTCGCTGTCCCCTGAGCGCCAGGGCAACGGAGACCTGCCTGCAGTGCCCACTGCTccg GACTTCCAGCCATTGCGCTATCTGGAGGGTGTCCCCAGTTCTTTCCAgttcttcctgcctctgggctCTGGGGGGGCCCTGCAcctgcctgcttcctccttcctcaccGCCCCCAAGGACAAGTGCCTCTCACCAGAGCTCCCCCTGCCCAAACAGCTGGTGTGTCGCTGGGCCAAG TGTAACCAGCTCTTCGAGCTCCTGCAAGACCTGGTGGATCACGTCAACGACTACCATGTCAAGCCCGAGAAGGACGCAGGGTACTGCTGTCACTGGGAGGGCTGTGCCCGCCATGGCCGAGGCTTCAACGCCAG CAGGTACAAGATGCTCATCCACATCCGCACACACACCAACGAGAAGCCGCACCGCTGCCCCACCTGCAGCAAGAGCTTCTCACGCCTGGAGAATCTAAAGATCCACAACCGCTCGCACACAG GTGAGAAGCCCTACGTCTGCCCCTATGAGGGCTGCAACAAGCGCTACTCCAACTCCAGCGACCGCTTCAAGCATACGCGCACCCACTACGTGGACAAGCCCTACTACTGCAAGATGCCCGGCTGCCACAAGCGCTACACGGACCCCAGCTCGCTGCGCAAGCACATCAAGGCCCACGGCCACTTCGTGTCTCACGAGCAGCAAGAGCTTCTGCAACTACGCCCGCCCCCCAAACCACCGCTGCCCACCCCTGACGGCAGCCCCTATGTCAGTGGGGCCCAGATCATCATCCCCAACCCTGCTGCCCTTTTCGGAGGCCCTGGCCTGCCcggcctgcccctgcccctggcaccTGGCCCCCTTGACCTCAGTGCCCTGGCCTGTGGCaatggtgggggtggtgggggggcagggggcatggGCCCAGGGCTGCCGGGCCCCGTCTTGCCCCTCAATCTGGCCAAGAACCCGCTGCTGCCCTCACCCTTTGGGGCTGGTGGACTGGGCCTGCCTGTGGTCTCCCTCCTCGCTGGCTCCGCTGGCGGCAAGGCCGAGGGGGAGAAGGGGCGTGGGGCAGTGCCAGCCAGGTCTCTGGGCATGGAGGGCCGCAAGACGCCCCTGGAGAGAACTGAGAGCAGCCGCTCCCGGCCAAGCCCTGATGGACTTCCCCTGttgccaggcaccgtgctggaCTTGTCCACGGGTGTCAACTCGGCGGCCAGCAGCCCAGAGGCACTCGCTCCTGGTTGGGTGGTCATCCCGCCGGGCTCCGTGCTGCTCAAGCCAGCCGTGGTGAACTAA
- the PAM16 gene encoding mitochondrial import inner membrane translocase subunit TIM16: MAKYLAQIIVMGVQVVGRAFARALRQEFAASRAAANARGRAGHQSAAASSLSGLSLQEAQQILNVSRLSPEEIQKNYEHLFKVNDKSVGGSFYLQSKVVRAWERLQEELRIQAQEDREKEQMPKT; this comes from the exons GCCAAATACCTGGCCCAGATCATTGTGATGGGGGTGCAGGTGGTGGGCAGGGCCTTTGCCCGGGCCCTGCGGCAGGAGTTCGCAG CCAGCCGGGCAGCAGCTAACGCTCGAGGACGTGCTGGACACCAGTCTGCAGCTGCCTCCAGCTTGTCCGGCCTCAGCCTCCAGGAGGCCCAGCAGATTCTCAATGTCTCCAGGCTGAGCCCCGAGGAGATCCAGAAG AACTACGAACACCTATTCAAGGTAAACGATAAATCCGTGGGTGGCTCCTTCTACCTGCAGTCCAAG GTGGTCCGAGCCTGGGAACGCCTGCAGGAGGAGCTCAGGATTCAGGcccaggaggacagagagaaggaacagatgCCCAAAACGTGA